Genomic segment of uncultured Fibrobacter sp.:
GCGCCATCATCCGCATTCCACACAATACACCCTAAAAGGCCTCCCGCATAAAGATACTGCCCCGAAGTATTAAACTTCGCCGAAACAACCTTGTTCTTTTTTAAAGAAAGCTTGCTTTGGGGCGCCCAGATACTCGTATAACCGAAAAGGCCTCCGACTTTGGGATTCTGTCTCGAGGATTCAACTTCTGATTCAACAATATTTTCTTCTGCAACGAAGTTCATTGCAGTCGTACTCATCACATAAAAGTTCCCAACCAAGCCGCCTATCTCCGCATTTGCAGCGCCCGCGCCCTCTTTCTCATTTTTAGACGTGACATTCGTACTATTTTTCGAAAACAGGACATTTCCATTTTTCCAGTTGAATTTTCCTACAAGTCCACCCACAAAAAAATCCGGAGCTGTTCCGTTATAGTCACCCGAATTCAAGATAACATTCGCACCAGACACTTCAAAATCAGTCTCTTCAGTAATGCCGTTTGAACTCACCTCACCAATCAAGCCTCCAACATCAAAACCACTTAAATCAGCCTTGACAACACACTCCTGCAAAGAGAACTTGTTCTGCCCCGTAACCGATGAACCATCAGCATATCCAACAAGACCCCCAACCTTACTTTCCCCATAATAGTCGGTTATAATTTTCGAAATACTATCAGGAGTCGTCAAATCCCAAACCGTATCTCGAACGAATTCAGCGATTCCTTCTAGGTTGCCAACCAAGGCTCCACTATAAGACTCAGTTCCGTTCCACGGGCTATAATTACCCGCACTAAATTTGCTGTGTTGATTTAAAACTTCAGTAATTAGCGAAAGCGTTACAATCTCTACCTTCACATCCGAAAAATGAGTTACAGGACATACGTGAGTCACAGAATTACACATAATCCGCCCTATTATAGCAGCGGTATTCCAGCCATGCACCTCAGAATTAGTGACTTTTACATTTGCGACTTCAATATTCCAAGCCCTTTCCGCCACAACCGCAGCAATCCTCGTACTAACCGTCGCCACAGTCGCCATTACGTAGGCATTATCAAAGGTTAAATCCTTTATGATAGTTTCGTCACTCGAAAAATCGCCAAAGAACGATGCATTTTCATCAATTGTTATATTGCAAAAATTCTTGATGGTATTACCATCACCGTCAATAATGGTCTTGTCAAAATTTTTGTGAAAAGCTAATGGTTTAAAAGCAGCAAAACACTTTTTATCGGACTTCAAATAGCCCCCTCCCAAATCAATATCCGATTTAAAGGTTAGCTGCAAAGTTGAAGCAGTGGAGCCTACTTCCTGGCCCAATTTGTCTACAAAAGCATTCCAAGTATTATATATGTTTCCATCATAACCAGAAGGAAACGTTGTACTCGCATCTTTCGCCTGGGAAATTTCGCACTGGACTTCCGACCCCGCAATAGTTGTGCACCTAAATCCAATCGGCTTAATCTCCCCGCCACTCTGCGCAAAAGTACTGCCTGCAAGCAACAGGATCAATCCAACAAATATTTTTGCAGTTCTCTTCATATACACCATCCACTTTATAAGCAAATAATAACATATTATTTATCAAAAAATTCATTTACACACAAAAAAGGCGGGAACGAGTCCCGCCTTTTGACAAGTGTCACATTTTTGCTTAAAATTCTGTGCGTTATTTCACAAGGACCTTGCCCGAGAGCAGCTGGCTGCCGACCTTGATCTTCACAAAGTACACGCCAGACTTCGGAGCGTTCAGGCTAAACTGGTTCGTACCGGCCGTTGCCTTGAACTGGCCCGCGGCCACCTTCTTGCCGTCGACACCGACCACGGCATAGCTTGCGCGAGTCCCGGCCAGAGCCTCGGGCGCCGTAAAGCCAAGCTGCAGCGTGCCACCCGCAAGGGTAGAGCCAAAGCCGCTGATCTTGGAAGAGGCGACCACCGCATTGCTTGCAGCCACGCGGACTTCCACCTGCTTGGCGGACTTGGCGAGCGCCACATTCAAGGCCTTTTCGTTCGTAACTTCCGTCGTCACACCCTCTGCGGTCACAAACAGCTTGAGTCCCTTGCCGTTCAGTTCCTTGACGCCTTCGAACTTGAGCTTGCCATCGCGGGCAGAGTTTGCGCTCACATCCAGAATCCAGCTGTATTCGTTTGCAACAGCCTTGATGCTCTTTGCAAGCTTGGCACCCTTTTCGCTATTGCGGATTGCGAGCGACACATGGTTACCCATGCCTGCAGGCGGTTCGTCAAGCGATTCTTCGGCACCGGCACCAATCACGTTCCAGGAATCCTGCTTACCGTAACCGTCGGCCAAAGAAACCTTCAGGCTCCAAGCGCCCTTAATGCCAGCGGCATCCTTATGCATAACCTTCTTCGTTTCGGCGGCGCTTCTTTCTTCGATCTTGAATTCCGGAGCGGCAGACATACGCCAGGTCGTAGACTTGGAAACCTTCGCCCACACGGCTTCATACGGGCCGATCACCTTCGGCATCGGGTCGTAACTGCCAATCGAGGGGTTCCAGCGCCAGAAAGTAACCTTGGCATCATTATCGGCAACACCCTTGGTCAAGTCTACATACCAACCGTACGGGTTAGCCACCAGGTTCCAGCCGCTGAACAGGCTATCGAGTTCCCACACGATTTCGCTATCCTTGGAACCAGTAGATTCGCGGATTACCAGCGGATTGCCAACGGTTGTACCGTACCAGAAGCCGCGAGTGGCTTCGACGCTTTCGCCGTTAAAGGCGCGATACTGCCAGTAATCGCCCACCGGATTCTTTTCATCCCACCAGTAGAAAGCGGCATCGTCGGACAACACCTTCTTCTTGTCGAAGGCGGACAGCGAAACCATCTGCCAGCTACCCGGAGCGGCCGTAATCTGAGAGGCGACTTCGAAGCGTCCGTTATATTCGGCGTGTCTTACCTTGTCACCCACCGTCAAGGTCACTTTGAACTTGCCGATCGGAGCAGGAGTCATTTCCCATTCACCGCCACCGACAACAGAGTTCGGAATATCCGTCTCCAGAATGACGCCATTTTCACCCGTCACCACGATGTGAGCAACCGCAGTTTCATCGACGTTTTCGGTACCGAAGGTCAAGCGGATTGCATTGCCGGACTGTTCAATCGTCGGCTGCACAATCTTGATTTCACCGGTAATGCTAGAGCTAGAAACTTCCGGAACGCTGCTGGAGCTTTCGAGTTCGCTCGAGCTAGAAATTTCGACAGAGCTAGACGATTCCGGTTCAACAGAGCTAGAAGATTCTTCGACACTGCTGGAGCTTTCGGGCACGCTCGAGCTAGACACTTCGACAGAGCTCGAAGATTCCGGCTCGCTGCTGGAGCTTTCAGGTTCGCTCGAGCTAGACACTTCGACAGAGCTCGAAGATTCCGGATTCTTTTCGTAGGTAGCCTTGACATCTACATCCTTGGTAATCTTGTCGAATTTGCGATCCCAGCCGGCAAAGGTATAACCTTCGCGCACCGGTTCTGCAGGCGCCACGGCAGCAGAGTCATACGGCACCAACTGCACATCGCCAATCAGGCTTTCGTCATAATCCAAGAAGGACACCTTGTACAAGACCATAGTCGAATCGTAAACGGCCGTATATGCGGCATCGGCAGTCACGACAGCAAGTGCAGGAGTCCACTCCTTAAACGTATACATGTATTCCGCCGTAGAGGCACGCTTCACGTCCTTCGGCGTTACCACAGTTGCGCCGTAAGCAAGCGAAACCGTCTTGAGTTCTTCGCCATCATAGTCCTTGAACACAATCTGGAACTTAAGTTGTTCATATTGAGCCTTCACCTCGAGTGCCTTAGTCACCGAGTCAAAGTCGCGGTCCCAACCCACGAACTTGTAACCTTCACGCGTCGGATCAGCCGGAGCCACGGCAGAATCGCCGTATTCCACCATCTGGACATCGCCAATCCGAGTGTTGTCGTAATCCACAAAGGTCACAGCATACGTTTTCTTTGTTGAATCGTAAGTAGCAGTGTATACGGCATCACCATTCACATTGACCACTTCAGGAGTCCAGCCCTTGAATGTGTAAGTATACGCGCCGGTTTCAGCTCGCGACACATCAACCGGCTGAGGCACAGCCGCATTAAACGGAATATCAGCAGAATCCAAGACTGTTCCGTCATAGTCCTTAAACATAATCAAGTACTTATTCGGCACATACGTGGCATGAACATCCAAATTCTTAGTCACGCTGGTATAGGTCGAGTCATCCCAACCGGCAAAGGTGTAGCCAAAGCGTTCCGGAGCATCCGGAACCTTTGCGGGGTCTTGATACAGCACAGTCTGAGTCGCCCCAAGCTGAGTATCATCATAATCAAAGAACTTAACCGTATACGAATTCTTGGAGTAAACGGCCGTCACCGTTAAATCACTAATAACATTATCGAAATCCTTGTCCCACGTATCCGTAAAGGTGTAGCCTTCAATTTCAGTCACATCGGCGGCAGCCGGAGCCGTCGCAGCACCCCCATGGGGAACCG
This window contains:
- a CDS encoding InlB B-repeat-containing protein; protein product: MKTKIGLFLFTMLAWAGMGFAAPTGPAETPKSYYNLITIQTMGMTPMMTGTTTLVLSQGAAKCSNATDWKLNFKGTTYSSNGTSIGYYSTTPSPWGGMTTSFTSAGQCVASVEDTPANLATMIKEKWINGLNMNGVALELGSNIDLKEFGAKTKVGECEVNHVPLPMMENTKFNGNGFTISHLCYAATVTDTEPMTAPVGFFESAANVSMLNVKLNGVRIYIDGTSTDGKDYYPVGAFVGSVDLLTIDSVNIANDSIQAPIAGGVVGFVKNSTISNITGDDDIHISNIVSITTGYAGSEKINKSAGTLVGHNVFLGGIAGVAVRTQSAEDATFKNDSVKVDVHDYATGHRSALGGIAGLNQTIGGPANNLNVYTKYKDGGEVIPTMISGGASMGGIFGVSYLLRDNNIADAGNFVVSNSKFDGKLYDAMSPGVIAVGGILGLDSSDAQTSVRVMNSAANIDIKDSLKVAGLYQYFAGGIVGYGSSCVQGGASGGDFLSVIGAKTEGSIALSASGTAVPGLHSDAFLGGVVGSACIAQTQGLGITNDTSSVQITSKVKTSVDGDKVINGAYARDSVYVGGIVGFASIMVYNAAATVAHLYYEGSIVVEDSLNNVFVGGILGGFTNDQGGRTLILNDVLAKSTSQLIKYTAKEAGAVSTSNVQVANIGGVCGLCNEISEMSLVAALGDISVVGKHAGNYLYVGGLIGYTQANNVRTVVQNTYNVGEISVTANNASLNGYDKKVGYLIGKAQLNKGYEIKSSYHYGEDDDETVTLPVGYLKTESETNTWVDSDSISYVMRNGSTSQQSSRYNGTEIAKTMKSSQFAGTLNAAYADSEDYVWTFAKDNNSNLPFFAYAPYGPVAPAPGNHVVIFADMNGGFIAQQSVPHGGAATAPAAADVTEIEGYTFTDTWDKDFDNVISDLTVTAVYSKNSYTVKFFDYDDTQLGATQTVLYQDPAKVPDAPERFGYTFAGWDDSTYTSVTKNLDVHATYVPNKYLIMFKDYDGTVLDSADIPFNAAVPQPVDVSRAETGAYTYTFKGWTPEVVNVNGDAVYTATYDSTKKTYAVTFVDYDNTRIGDVQMVEYGDSAVAPADPTREGYKFVGWDRDFDSVTKALEVKAQYEQLKFQIVFKDYDGEELKTVSLAYGATVVTPKDVKRASTAEYMYTFKEWTPALAVVTADAAYTAVYDSTMVLYKVSFLDYDESLIGDVQLVPYDSAAVAPAEPVREGYTFAGWDRKFDKITKDVDVKATYEKNPESSSSVEVSSSSEPESSSSEPESSSSVEVSSSSVPESSSSVEESSSSVEPESSSSVEISSSSELESSSSVPEVSSSSITGEIKIVQPTIEQSGNAIRLTFGTENVDETAVAHIVVTGENGVILETDIPNSVVGGGEWEMTPAPIGKFKVTLTVGDKVRHAEYNGRFEVASQITAAPGSWQMVSLSAFDKKKVLSDDAAFYWWDEKNPVGDYWQYRAFNGESVEATRGFWYGTTVGNPLVIRESTGSKDSEIVWELDSLFSGWNLVANPYGWYVDLTKGVADNDAKVTFWRWNPSIGSYDPMPKVIGPYEAVWAKVSKSTTWRMSAAPEFKIEERSAAETKKVMHKDAAGIKGAWSLKVSLADGYGKQDSWNVIGAGAEESLDEPPAGMGNHVSLAIRNSEKGAKLAKSIKAVANEYSWILDVSANSARDGKLKFEGVKELNGKGLKLFVTAEGVTTEVTNEKALNVALAKSAKQVEVRVAASNAVVASSKISGFGSTLAGGTLQLGFTAPEALAGTRASYAVVGVDGKKVAAGQFKATAGTNQFSLNAPKSGVYFVKIKVGSQLLSGKVLVK